The Sulfitobacter sp. SK011 genome has a window encoding:
- a CDS encoding adenylate/guanylate cyclase domain-containing protein produces the protein MEEADRINRQALSTRIAQRLSGPAETILGFQTLIVASLKREGLTDSIDDALMVLEAAQTLEKMITKLLSSDGFTTLSQLDDATLRHDLRTPVNAIMGYSELILEETAGSLGSAIENDIRTVLKECGRLLEQVDGLVGFSGSDIDTMDVEKVDADIAKALAQSLAGASVSSENTAGRILVIDDIEANRELLRRNLINRGHNVTTVASASAALELLETTDFELALVDILMPDMNGIDLLGHLKSNPRWRNMAVVMVTGLKDIHVVVKCIMAGADDYLQKPVESVLLFARVESCLEQVRWRAREREFLAQIELEKSRADGLLLSMLPEMVIKRLAAGEKVIADRFDNATIIFADIVDFTPMVARTNPSELISLLHDLFSAFDVLADQHGIEKIKTVGDAYMAVAGVPHPQDDHADRALEFARGLIKVMADGFGTDAPLKLRVGLNSGPVIGGLIGQKRFVYDVWGEAVNLASRLESSGVSGRIQISQATLDALAIPPVDLRSRSSQIKGVGKIQTFILD, from the coding sequence ATGGAAGAGGCCGATAGAATTAACCGTCAGGCGCTTTCGACCAGAATTGCGCAGCGGCTGTCCGGACCTGCTGAAACCATCCTCGGCTTTCAGACCCTCATCGTCGCAAGCCTCAAGCGCGAGGGCCTGACAGACAGCATCGACGACGCTTTGATGGTCCTTGAGGCGGCGCAAACCCTTGAGAAAATGATTACAAAATTATTGTCGTCTGACGGGTTCACAACCTTGTCGCAGCTTGACGATGCGACTTTGCGTCATGACCTTCGCACGCCCGTGAATGCTATTATGGGCTATTCTGAGTTGATCCTCGAAGAAACGGCGGGATCGCTGGGATCAGCGATTGAGAATGACATTCGTACTGTCCTGAAAGAATGTGGACGGTTGCTGGAACAGGTGGATGGCCTTGTTGGGTTTTCTGGCAGCGATATTGATACGATGGACGTTGAAAAGGTTGACGCCGACATTGCCAAGGCGCTGGCGCAGTCGCTTGCGGGTGCTTCCGTTTCATCCGAAAACACCGCGGGCCGTATTTTGGTGATCGACGATATTGAGGCGAACCGTGAATTGTTGCGGCGAAACCTGATAAATCGAGGTCACAACGTCACGACAGTAGCTTCTGCCAGTGCCGCGCTTGAATTGCTGGAAACCACCGATTTTGAGCTGGCTCTGGTCGATATTCTGATGCCTGATATGAATGGCATCGACCTTTTGGGTCACCTCAAGAGCAACCCGCGTTGGCGCAACATGGCAGTGGTCATGGTCACGGGCCTCAAGGACATCCATGTTGTTGTGAAATGCATCATGGCTGGCGCAGATGATTATCTTCAGAAACCGGTTGAGTCCGTGCTGTTGTTTGCCCGCGTCGAAAGCTGTCTGGAGCAGGTGCGCTGGCGTGCGCGCGAACGTGAATTTTTGGCGCAGATCGAGCTGGAAAAATCGCGTGCCGACGGTCTTTTGTTGTCGATGCTGCCTGAAATGGTGATCAAACGACTGGCAGCGGGGGAAAAGGTTATCGCTGACCGGTTTGACAATGCCACGATCATTTTCGCAGATATTGTCGACTTTACCCCGATGGTTGCACGCACAAATCCGTCGGAACTCATCAGCCTGTTGCACGATCTGTTTTCCGCTTTTGATGTGCTGGCCGATCAGCATGGTATCGAAAAGATAAAGACTGTCGGGGATGCTTACATGGCGGTCGCCGGGGTGCCGCATCCGCAGGATGATCATGCGGACCGCGCGCTTGAATTTGCCCGGGGGCTGATCAAGGTCATGGCGGACGGATTTGGGACAGATGCGCCGCTCAAGCTGCGGGTTGGCCTGAATTCGGGCCCTGTTATTGGTGGCCTCATCGGGCAAAAGCGGTTTGTCTATGACGTGTGGGGCGAAGCTGTGAACCTTGCCAGCCGCCTTGAAAGTTCTGGCGTTTCAGGCCGCATCCAAATCTCGCAGGCCACGCTGGATGCACTTGCAATACCACCTGTGGACCTGCGTTCCAGAAGCAGCCAGATCAAGGGCGTCGGCAAAATACAGACCTTCATCCTGGATTAA
- a CDS encoding AGE family epimerase/isomerase produces the protein MKHQHPPGPSKVPGFWLDDGEHRNWLKAEAIRQLTFFAASERDGPGFFTLDPAGRPLPDDTQELHTTTRLVHSFALGNSWRHPAADRIVDHGMAYLASHHRDADHSGYLWALNGDAIVDGRKLAYGHVFVLLAAASAKMAGHPDADALIADVSGILDKHFWQDDVGLFKDEWNRDWTPFSTYRGMNANMHAVEALLTAYEATGQEVYLNRAGRILDFFTARIAPAEAWRLPEHYTQDWEIDRAYAGNPMFRPAGTTPGHSFELGRLLLQHWDLSGRSGQEAPVRARHLIEQALSDAWRMDGGFAYTLDFEGNIAIASRFWWPVTEAIGAVAALIKLERQTNDEQWYRRLWTFASTHFIDYEHGGWFPEIDDAGQVTSTIFKGKPDIYHSVQACLFPLAHGLSRHVSDLKDLARRS, from the coding sequence ATGAAACATCAACACCCGCCGGGACCATCAAAGGTGCCGGGTTTCTGGCTAGACGATGGTGAGCACCGGAACTGGCTCAAGGCCGAGGCCATTCGGCAGTTGACGTTTTTCGCGGCCAGCGAGCGGGATGGCCCGGGGTTTTTCACTCTGGACCCGGCGGGCAGGCCGCTGCCGGATGACACACAAGAACTGCACACCACCACCAGGCTTGTGCATTCCTTTGCGCTTGGCAACAGTTGGAGACATCCAGCGGCGGACCGGATCGTTGATCACGGCATGGCCTATCTCGCAAGCCATCACCGCGATGCAGACCACAGTGGCTATCTCTGGGCGCTGAACGGGGATGCAATCGTTGATGGCCGCAAATTGGCGTATGGGCATGTCTTTGTCTTGTTGGCCGCAGCAAGTGCAAAAATGGCCGGACACCCGGATGCGGATGCGTTGATCGCTGATGTGAGCGGCATTCTCGACAAACACTTTTGGCAGGATGACGTCGGCCTTTTCAAGGATGAATGGAACAGGGACTGGACGCCATTTTCCACGTACCGGGGCATGAACGCGAACATGCACGCGGTCGAAGCGCTGCTGACTGCGTATGAGGCGACCGGACAAGAGGTATATTTGAACCGCGCAGGGCGCATCCTCGACTTTTTCACTGCCCGCATCGCACCTGCCGAAGCGTGGCGTTTGCCTGAACATTATACTCAGGACTGGGAAATTGACCGTGCATACGCTGGCAACCCCATGTTTCGTCCTGCCGGAACGACACCGGGTCATTCGTTCGAACTTGGCCGGCTATTGCTTCAGCATTGGGATTTGTCAGGCCGTTCAGGACAAGAAGCACCTGTGCGGGCGCGACACCTGATTGAACAAGCCCTAAGTGATGCGTGGCGGATGGATGGTGGCTTTGCCTATACGCTGGATTTTGAGGGGAACATCGCAATTGCCTCTCGGTTCTGGTGGCCCGTGACCGAAGCAATTGGCGCGGTCGCCGCTCTGATCAAGCTGGAGCGACAGACGAATGATGAGCAGTGGTATCGACGGCTCTGGACCTTTGCCAGCACGCATTTCATCGATTATGAACACGGTGGATGGTTTCCGGAAATAGATGACGCCGGTCAGGTCACCAGCACGATCTTCAAGGGGAAACCCGACATATACCATTCTGTTCAGGCCTGCCTTTTTCCGTTGGCTCACGGGCTGTCGAGGCATGTAAGTGACCTGAAAGATCTTGCGCGAAGGTCATAG